One part of the Sarcophilus harrisii chromosome 5, mSarHar1.11, whole genome shotgun sequence genome encodes these proteins:
- the LOC111719972 gene encoding keratin, type II cytoskeletal 71-like, translating into MSRQFNCKPGVYSKGGFSGCSAVLSGVTGSKLGSSSSYQARSKGLGGNFGSRSLYSLRGSRNISFNVAGGSGLSGSYGLGRNRPSGFAGSMFGSVALGPTCPAVCPPGGIHQVTVNENLLAPLNVELDPEIQRVRTQEREQMKALNNKFASFIDKVRFLEQQNQVLETKWNLLQQLDLSNCKNNLEPIYEGHISNLRRQLETLSGDRVRLDSELRNLRDVVEDFKKRYEEEINRRTATENEFVLLKKDVDAAYTNKVELQAKVESLDQETKFLKCLYEAEIAQIQSHISDTSVILSMDNNRDLNLDSIIDEVRDKYEEIAMKSKTDAENLYQTKFQELQLVAGRHGDDLKQTKNEISELSRLIQRLRSEIENVKKQCSNLELAIADAEQRGDSALKDARAKLEELESALHSSKEELARLLREYQELMSVKLSLDVEIATYKKLLESEECRMSGEFPSSVSISVISSTSGSSGYGYRPSSVSGGYLASSGTCLSGVCPTRTRDGKNQGSTVGDYKDALSKSSTLGSPIKKTSR; encoded by the exons ATGAGCCGCCAATTCAATTGCAAACCAGGAGTCTATTCCAAGGGAGGCTTCAGTGGCTGCTCAGCCGTGCTTTCTGGGGTTACCGGCAGCAAACTGGGCAGCTCATCCTCTTACCAGGCAAGAAGCAAAGGGCTTGGGGGAAACTTTGGCAGTAGAAGCCTCTACAGCCTTCGAGGGAGCCGGAATATCTCATTCAATGTGGCTGGCGGAAGTGGATTGAGCGGATCTTATGGATTGGGCAGGAATCGTCCCAGCGGCTTTGCTGGGAGCATGTTTGGCAGTGTGGCCCTGGGACCTACATGCCCAGCGGTGTGCCCTCCTGGGGGCATTCATCAGGTGACGGTTAATGAGAATCTCTTGGCTCCCCTTAATGTGGAACTGGACCCTGAGATCCAGAGAGTGAGGACCCAGGAGCGGGAGCAGATGAAAGCACTCAATAACAAGTTCGCCTCTTTCATTGATAAG GTGCGCTTCTTAGAACAACAGAACCAGGTACTCGAGACCAAGTGGAACTTACTACAACAGCTGGACCTGAGCAATTGCAAGAACAACCTGGAGCCCATTTATGAGGGCCACATCAGCAATCTGAGAAGGCAGCTGGAGACCCTGTCAGGGGACAGGGTGAGACTGGACTCAGAGCTCAGGAACTTAAGGGATGTTGTGGAGGATTTCAAgaagag GTATGAGGAAGAGATTAACAGGCGAACAGCTACTGAAAATGAATTTGTGCTGCTCAAGAAG GACGTGGATGCTGCTTACACGAATAAGGTAGAGCTGCAAGCCAAAGTAGAATCTCTGGACCAAGAGACCAAGTTCCTGAAGTGTCTATATGAAGCG GAGATTGCTCAGATCCAGTCCCACATCAGTGACACATCTGTCATCCTCTCCATGGACAACAACCGAGACCTGAACTTGGATAGCATTATTGATGAAGTCAGAGACAAGTATGAGGAGATTGCCATGAAGAGCAAGACTGATGCTGAGAACCTGTATCAGACCAAG TTCCAGGAACTGCAGTTGGTGGCCGGCAGACATGGAGACGATCTCAAGCAAACCAAGAATGAAATCTCAGAATTGAGCCGGCTCATCCAGAGGCTTCGCTCAGAGATTGAAAATGTGAAGAAACAG TGCTCTAATCTGGAGCTTGCCATTGCTGATGCTGAACAACGAGGAGACAGTGCTCTGAAAGATGCCCGGGCCAAACTGGAGGAGCTGGAGAGTGCCCTGCATAGTTCCAAGGAGGAGTTGGCCCGCCTGTTGCGGGAATACCAGGAACTGATGAGTGTCAAACTGTCTCTTGATGTTGAAATTGCCACCTACAAGAAGCTATTGGAAAGTGAAGAGTGCAG aatgtCTGGAGAATTCCCATCCTCTGTCAGCATCT CTGTCATCAGCAGCACCAGTGGAAGCAGTGGTTACGGCTACCGGCCAAGCTCTGTCAGTGGCGGCTATTTGGCTTCCAGTGGGACCTGCCTTTCTGGGGTCTGCCCGACACGTACCAGGGATGGCAAGAACCAAGGTTCCACTGTTGGTGACTACAAGGATGCCCTGAGCAAATCCTCTACCCTGGGTTCTCCCATCAAGAAAACCAGCCGATAG